A region from the Mya arenaria isolate MELC-2E11 chromosome 2, ASM2691426v1 genome encodes:
- the LOC128245807 gene encoding guanine nucleotide-binding protein subunit alpha-12-like, producing the protein MADIFQCCNGDPDLKRQSDISKQIDEQLKREKIQFRRTVKILLLGAGESGKSTFLKQMRIIHGEDFDQRTLTEFRDTIYSNIIKGMRVLIDAREKLAIPWGEESNARHAQFVFSYDNSQLDENVFQNYVESLELLWKDEGILAAFARRREFQLGDSLRYFLSIIHRIGKPDYVPLKLDILHARKATKGITEHQIDINRIPFLFVDVGGQRSQRQKWFQCFEGITAILFLASSSEFDQVLMEDRRTNRLFESCDIFETIINNKIFCNVSIILFLNKTDLLEEKVKVVSIRDTFPEFEGDPHCLDDVQNFILGLFDDRRRERSKPLFHHFTTAIDTENIKFVFKAVKDIILQDNIKSLMLQ; encoded by the exons ATGGCGGATATATTTCAGTGCTGTAATGGGGACCCTGATCTCAAAAGACAAAGTGATATAAGCAAACAGATTGACGAACAGTTAAAACGAGAGAAAATACAGTTCAGGCGGACGGTGAAGATATTGTTGTTGGGTGCTGGTGAGAGTGGTAAAAGTACATTCTTGAAGCAAATGCGAATTATTCATGGAGAGGATTTTGATCAGAGAACACTCACGGAATTCCGTGACACaatttattcaaacattattaaaGGAATGCGTGTTTTGATCGACGCGAGAGAAAAACTGGCTATTCCTTGGGGCGAAGAATCAAATGCAAGACATGCTCAATTTGTATTTAGCTATGACAATTCACAATTagatgaaaatgtttttcaaaactatGTAGAATCACTGGAATTGTTGTGGAAAGATGAAGGAATTCTTGCTGCCTTTGCTCGCCGTCGAGAGTTTCAGTTG ggCGACTCTTTGCGCTATTTCCTAAGCATTATCCACCGTATTGGCAAACCA GATTATGTGCCTCTGAAGTTGGACATCCTTCATGCGAGAAAGGCAACAAAGGGCATCACAGAGCACCAGATTGACATCAACCGGATACCCTTCCTGTTTGTCGATGTCGGGGGTCAGAGGTCGCAGCGTCAGAAGTGGTTCCAGTGCTTTGAGGGAATCACAGCCATCCTGTTTCTGGCATCCTCGAGTGAGTTCGACCAGGTACTCATGGAGGATCGCAGAACGAACCGCCTTTTCGAGTCATGTGACATTTTCGAGACCATAATCAACAACAAGATTTTCTGCAATGTGTCCATCATTCTCTTTCTGAACAAAACTGATCTTTTAGAAGAGAAGGTGAAAGTTGTGAGCATAAGAGACACCTTCCCCGAGTTTGAAGGGGACCCCCACTGTCTGGATGATGTTCAGAACTTCATTCTGGGACTGTTTGATGATCGCCGGCGTGAACGGTCCAAGCCTTTGTTTCATCATTTCACCACTGCAATAGACACTGAGAATATAAAGTTTGTGTTTAAGGCTGTGAAAGATATCATATTACAGGACAACATCAAGTCACTCATGTTACAATAG